In Rhinolophus sinicus isolate RSC01 linkage group LG17, ASM3656204v1, whole genome shotgun sequence, one DNA window encodes the following:
- the PRG4 gene encoding proteoglycan 4 isoform X2: MERKILPIYLLLLLSVSLIQQVSSQDLSCKGRCFESFERGRECDCDSQCKTYGKCCPDYEDFCEEVLSPTSPPSAKTAPKPAGAPQSIKSTTKRSPKSPNKKKTKKVVESEEITEEHSISENQESSSSSSSSSSTIRKVKSSKNSAGNRELKKKPKVKDNKKPAPKKKPTPEPPVADEAGSGLDNGDSKLTPTPDVPTTQRNKVTTTSTVTTVKTDSQPSLAPNSETSKTTSSTTNIEKTVETKETSVTNKETSASETEKTTSAKETRSAEKTSAKDSVATTEVSAKSTTEAETTTKAASTTPKETTPTTPKEPTPTTPKETTPTTTTKEPTPATPNELTPTTPNELTPTTPKETTPTTTTKEPTPTTPKETIPTSTTKEPTPTTPKETTPTSTTKEPTPATPNELTPTTPNELTPTTPKETTPTTTTKEPTPTTPKEPAPTTPKEPAPTTPKEPAPTTPKETTPTTPKETTPTTPKETTPTTPKETTPTTPKETTPTTPKEPAPTSPETPAPTPSEASPPATTKEPPTPPKNPAASTPESPAESTPEVLEDSPKETAVTTTKASEVTKSEVTTTAKDKTTEKGIHTTTEITTATSKSTTKETATPTEEKATESKTSTTMQVTSTTTKDTVTSPKITSKETTLAPKVTTTTKKTTTTTEETLNTSEETDVSEDTVTSLKTTTRQPQKPTKTPKTPTSTKKPNTTPKVKTPKPTPSPPKMTASTVPTLNPASSQETMLQTTTRPNQPPHSEIVEGNPESEEPCAEEEEKPHVIPRPHVLTPIVIPGTDVIVSTPNQGMGINPMLSDETNLCNGKPVDGLTTLRNGTLVAFRGHYFWLLNPRSPPSPPRRITEVWGIPSPIDTVFTRCNCEGKTFFFKDSQYWRFTNDVQDAGYPKQISKGFGGLNGKIVAALSIAKYKDRPESVYFFKRGGNVQQYTYKQEPVRKCTRRPAIHYPVFGEITQVRRRRFERAVGPSQTHTIRIQYTPIRVRYQDKGFLHNEAKVSSMWRGFPKVVTTAISLPNIRKPDGYDYYTFSKDQYYNVDVPRRTARAVTTRSGQTLSSVWYNCP, translated from the exons ATGGAGAGGAAAATACTTCCCATTTACTTGTTGCTGCTGCTTTCTGTTTCCTTGATTCAGCAAGTTTCTTCTCAAG ATCTTTCCTGTAAAGGCCGCTGCTTTGAGTCCTTTGAAAGAGGGAGGGAGTGTGACTGTGACTCCCAATGTAAGACGTACGGCAAGTGCTGTCCGGATTATGAAGATTTCTGCGAAGAAG TGCTTAGCCCCACATCACCACCATCTGCAAAGACTGCGCCTAAGCCTGCGGGAGCACCTCAGTCCATCAAATCAACAACCAAACGCTCACCCAAATCACCAAACAAGAAGAAGACTAAGAAAGTTGTAGAATCAGAGGAAATAACAGAAG aacattctatttctgaaaatcaagagtcttcctcctcctcttcctcttcctcttcaacTATTCGGAAAGTCAAGTCTTCCAAAAATTCAGCTGGTAAtagagaattaaagaagaaaccCAAAG TAAAAGATAACAAGAAACCAGCTCCTAAAAAGAAACCTACTCCAGAACCACCAGTTGCAGATGAAGCTGGAAGTGGACTAGACAACGGCGATTCGAAGCTCACCCCAACTCCTGACGTTCCTACTACTCAACGCAATAAAGTGACCACAACCTCCACAGTTACAACAGTGAAAACAGATTCTCAACCCAGTCTTGCACCTAATTCTGAAACATCCAAAACGACCTCTTCGACAACCAATATAGAGAAAACAGTTGAAACTAAAGAGACTTCTGTAACAAATAAAGAGACTTCAGCTAGTGAGACAGAGAAGACTACTTCAGCTAAGGAGACACGAAGTGCAGAGAAAACATCTGCTAAAGATTCGGTAGCCACAACCGAAGTATCTGCTAAGTCTACAACCGAAGCTGAAACTACAACCAAAGCTGCTTCCACCACACCCAAGGAGACTACACCCACCACCCCCAAGGAGCCTACACCCACCACCCCCAAGGAGACtacacccaccaccaccaccaaagagCCTACACCCGCCACACCCAACGAGCTGACACCCACCACCCCCAACGAGCTTACACCAACCACCCCCAAGGAGACtacacccaccaccaccaccaaagagCCTACACCCACCACCCCCAAGGAGACTATACCCACCAGCACCACCAAAGAGCCTACACCCACCACCCCCAAGGAGACTACACCCACCAGCACCACCAAAGAGCCTACACCCGCAACACCCAATGAGCTGACACCCACCACCCCCAACGAGCTGACACCCACCACCCCTAAGGAGACTACACCCACCACTACCACCAAAGAGCCTACACCCACCACCCCCAAGGAGCCTGCTCCCACCACGCCCAAGGAGCCTGCTCCCACCACCCCCAAGGAGCCTGCTCCCACCACCCCCAAGGAGACTACACCCACCACCCCTAAGGAGACGACACCCACCACCCCTAAGGAGACGACACCCACCACCCCTAAGGAGACGACACCCACCACCCCTAAGGAGACGACACCCACCACCCCCAAGGAGCCCGCTCCAACTTCTCCTGAGACACCTGCACCAACCCCCTCAGAGGCCTCTCCTCCAGCTACTACCAAGGAGCCTCCCACTCCTCCCAAGAATCCTGCTGCATCAACTCCTGAGTCTCCTGCAGAATCCACGCCAGAGGTTCTTGAAGACAGTCCCAAGGAGACTGCTGTAACCACAACCAAGGCTTCTGAAGTGACCAAGTCTGAAGTTACTACCACAGCTAAGGATAAGACAACAGAAAAAGGCATACATACCACAACTGAAATTACAACTGCTACATCTAAGAGTACAACAAAAGAGACAGCAACTCCAACAGAAGAAAAGGCCACTGAATCCAAAACAAGTACAACCATGCAGGTAACGTCTACTACAACCAAGGATACGGTGACATCACCCAAAATTACTAGCAAGGAAACAACTCTTGCACCCAAAGTAACGACtacaacaaaaaagacaactaCTACAACTGAAGAGACTCTGAATACATCTGAAGAAACAGATGTATCAGAAGACACAGTTACTAGTTTGAAAACGACAACTCGTCAACCCCAAAAGCCAACCAAAACACCCAAAACGCCCACTTCTACCAAAAAGCCAAACACAACACCTAAAGTGAAAACACCAAAGCCTACGCCATCCCCCCCAAAGATGACTGCATCAACGGTGCCTACCCTGAATCCTGCCTCTTCACAGGAAACCATGCTCCAAACCACCACCAGGCCAAACCAACCTCCTCATTCAGAAATAGTTGAAGGAAATCCAGAGAGTGAAGAACCATGtgctgaggaagaagaaaaacctcACGTAATTCCTAGGCCCCACGTGTTAACTCCTATAGTCATTCCAGGCACTGACGTCATAGTGAGCACACCCAATCAAGGCATGGGCATCAACCCGATGCTTTCAG ATGAGACTAATTTATGCAACGGGAAACCAGTAGATGGACTGACCACTTTGAGGAACGGGACATTAGTTGCATTTCGAG GTCATTATTTCTGGTTGCTAAATCCACGCAGTCCACCATCTCCACCTCGCAGGATTACTGAAGTTTGGGGTATTCCCTCCCCCATTGATACTGTTTTTACTAGATGCAACTGTGAAGGAAAAACTTTCTTCTTTAAG GATTCTCAGTACTGGCGTTTCACCAATGATGTACAAGATGCAGGGTACCCCAAACAAATTTCAAAAGGATTTGGAGGACTAAATGGAAAAATAGTGGCAGCTCTCTCAATAGCTAAATATAAGGACAGACCCGAATCTGTGTATTTTTTCAAGAGAG GTGGCAACGTTCAGCAGTACACTTATAAACAGGAGCCTGTGAGAAAGTGCACTAGAAGGCCTGCTATTCATTATCCAGTGTTTGGAGAAATAACACAGGTTAGGAGGCGTCGCTTTGAACGGGCTGTCGGACCTTCTCAAACACACACCATCAGAATTCAGTATACGCCCATCAGAGTCCGTTATCAAGACAAAG GTTTCCTTCATAATGAAGCTAAAGTGAGTTCAATGTGGAGAGGATTTCCGAAGGTGGTTACTACAGCTATATCACTGCCCAACATCAGAAAACCTGATGGCTACGATTACTACACTTTCTCTAAGG ATCAATACTATAACGTCGATGTGCCTAGGAGAACAGCGAGAGCCGTTACTACGCGTTCTGGGCAGACCTTATCCAGTGTCTGGTACAACTGTCCTTAG
- the PRG4 gene encoding proteoglycan 4 isoform X1 has protein sequence MERKILPIYLLLLLSVSLIQQVSSQDLSSCAGRCGEGYSRDTPCNCDYNCQHYMECCPDFKRVCTVDLSCKGRCFESFERGRECDCDSQCKTYGKCCPDYEDFCEEVLSPTSPPSAKTAPKPAGAPQSIKSTTKRSPKSPNKKKTKKVVESEEITEEHSISENQESSSSSSSSSSTIRKVKSSKNSAGNRELKKKPKVKDNKKPAPKKKPTPEPPVADEAGSGLDNGDSKLTPTPDVPTTQRNKVTTTSTVTTVKTDSQPSLAPNSETSKTTSSTTNIEKTVETKETSVTNKETSASETEKTTSAKETRSAEKTSAKDSVATTEVSAKSTTEAETTTKAASTTPKETTPTTPKEPTPTTPKETTPTTTTKEPTPATPNELTPTTPNELTPTTPKETTPTTTTKEPTPTTPKETIPTSTTKEPTPTTPKETTPTSTTKEPTPATPNELTPTTPNELTPTTPKETTPTTTTKEPTPTTPKEPAPTTPKEPAPTTPKEPAPTTPKETTPTTPKETTPTTPKETTPTTPKETTPTTPKETTPTTPKEPAPTSPETPAPTPSEASPPATTKEPPTPPKNPAASTPESPAESTPEVLEDSPKETAVTTTKASEVTKSEVTTTAKDKTTEKGIHTTTEITTATSKSTTKETATPTEEKATESKTSTTMQVTSTTTKDTVTSPKITSKETTLAPKVTTTTKKTTTTTEETLNTSEETDVSEDTVTSLKTTTRQPQKPTKTPKTPTSTKKPNTTPKVKTPKPTPSPPKMTASTVPTLNPASSQETMLQTTTRPNQPPHSEIVEGNPESEEPCAEEEEKPHVIPRPHVLTPIVIPGTDVIVSTPNQGMGINPMLSDETNLCNGKPVDGLTTLRNGTLVAFRGHYFWLLNPRSPPSPPRRITEVWGIPSPIDTVFTRCNCEGKTFFFKDSQYWRFTNDVQDAGYPKQISKGFGGLNGKIVAALSIAKYKDRPESVYFFKRGGNVQQYTYKQEPVRKCTRRPAIHYPVFGEITQVRRRRFERAVGPSQTHTIRIQYTPIRVRYQDKGFLHNEAKVSSMWRGFPKVVTTAISLPNIRKPDGYDYYTFSKDQYYNVDVPRRTARAVTTRSGQTLSSVWYNCP, from the exons ATGGAGAGGAAAATACTTCCCATTTACTTGTTGCTGCTGCTTTCTGTTTCCTTGATTCAGCAAGTTTCTTCTCAAG atttatcaAGCTGTGCAGGGAGATGTGGGGAAGGGTATTCTAGAGATACCCCCTGCAACTGTGATTATAACTGTCAACACTACATGGAGTGCTGCCCTGATTTCAAGAGAGTCTGCACTGTGG ATCTTTCCTGTAAAGGCCGCTGCTTTGAGTCCTTTGAAAGAGGGAGGGAGTGTGACTGTGACTCCCAATGTAAGACGTACGGCAAGTGCTGTCCGGATTATGAAGATTTCTGCGAAGAAG TGCTTAGCCCCACATCACCACCATCTGCAAAGACTGCGCCTAAGCCTGCGGGAGCACCTCAGTCCATCAAATCAACAACCAAACGCTCACCCAAATCACCAAACAAGAAGAAGACTAAGAAAGTTGTAGAATCAGAGGAAATAACAGAAG aacattctatttctgaaaatcaagagtcttcctcctcctcttcctcttcctcttcaacTATTCGGAAAGTCAAGTCTTCCAAAAATTCAGCTGGTAAtagagaattaaagaagaaaccCAAAG TAAAAGATAACAAGAAACCAGCTCCTAAAAAGAAACCTACTCCAGAACCACCAGTTGCAGATGAAGCTGGAAGTGGACTAGACAACGGCGATTCGAAGCTCACCCCAACTCCTGACGTTCCTACTACTCAACGCAATAAAGTGACCACAACCTCCACAGTTACAACAGTGAAAACAGATTCTCAACCCAGTCTTGCACCTAATTCTGAAACATCCAAAACGACCTCTTCGACAACCAATATAGAGAAAACAGTTGAAACTAAAGAGACTTCTGTAACAAATAAAGAGACTTCAGCTAGTGAGACAGAGAAGACTACTTCAGCTAAGGAGACACGAAGTGCAGAGAAAACATCTGCTAAAGATTCGGTAGCCACAACCGAAGTATCTGCTAAGTCTACAACCGAAGCTGAAACTACAACCAAAGCTGCTTCCACCACACCCAAGGAGACTACACCCACCACCCCCAAGGAGCCTACACCCACCACCCCCAAGGAGACtacacccaccaccaccaccaaagagCCTACACCCGCCACACCCAACGAGCTGACACCCACCACCCCCAACGAGCTTACACCAACCACCCCCAAGGAGACtacacccaccaccaccaccaaagagCCTACACCCACCACCCCCAAGGAGACTATACCCACCAGCACCACCAAAGAGCCTACACCCACCACCCCCAAGGAGACTACACCCACCAGCACCACCAAAGAGCCTACACCCGCAACACCCAATGAGCTGACACCCACCACCCCCAACGAGCTGACACCCACCACCCCTAAGGAGACTACACCCACCACTACCACCAAAGAGCCTACACCCACCACCCCCAAGGAGCCTGCTCCCACCACGCCCAAGGAGCCTGCTCCCACCACCCCCAAGGAGCCTGCTCCCACCACCCCCAAGGAGACTACACCCACCACCCCTAAGGAGACGACACCCACCACCCCTAAGGAGACGACACCCACCACCCCTAAGGAGACGACACCCACCACCCCTAAGGAGACGACACCCACCACCCCCAAGGAGCCCGCTCCAACTTCTCCTGAGACACCTGCACCAACCCCCTCAGAGGCCTCTCCTCCAGCTACTACCAAGGAGCCTCCCACTCCTCCCAAGAATCCTGCTGCATCAACTCCTGAGTCTCCTGCAGAATCCACGCCAGAGGTTCTTGAAGACAGTCCCAAGGAGACTGCTGTAACCACAACCAAGGCTTCTGAAGTGACCAAGTCTGAAGTTACTACCACAGCTAAGGATAAGACAACAGAAAAAGGCATACATACCACAACTGAAATTACAACTGCTACATCTAAGAGTACAACAAAAGAGACAGCAACTCCAACAGAAGAAAAGGCCACTGAATCCAAAACAAGTACAACCATGCAGGTAACGTCTACTACAACCAAGGATACGGTGACATCACCCAAAATTACTAGCAAGGAAACAACTCTTGCACCCAAAGTAACGACtacaacaaaaaagacaactaCTACAACTGAAGAGACTCTGAATACATCTGAAGAAACAGATGTATCAGAAGACACAGTTACTAGTTTGAAAACGACAACTCGTCAACCCCAAAAGCCAACCAAAACACCCAAAACGCCCACTTCTACCAAAAAGCCAAACACAACACCTAAAGTGAAAACACCAAAGCCTACGCCATCCCCCCCAAAGATGACTGCATCAACGGTGCCTACCCTGAATCCTGCCTCTTCACAGGAAACCATGCTCCAAACCACCACCAGGCCAAACCAACCTCCTCATTCAGAAATAGTTGAAGGAAATCCAGAGAGTGAAGAACCATGtgctgaggaagaagaaaaacctcACGTAATTCCTAGGCCCCACGTGTTAACTCCTATAGTCATTCCAGGCACTGACGTCATAGTGAGCACACCCAATCAAGGCATGGGCATCAACCCGATGCTTTCAG ATGAGACTAATTTATGCAACGGGAAACCAGTAGATGGACTGACCACTTTGAGGAACGGGACATTAGTTGCATTTCGAG GTCATTATTTCTGGTTGCTAAATCCACGCAGTCCACCATCTCCACCTCGCAGGATTACTGAAGTTTGGGGTATTCCCTCCCCCATTGATACTGTTTTTACTAGATGCAACTGTGAAGGAAAAACTTTCTTCTTTAAG GATTCTCAGTACTGGCGTTTCACCAATGATGTACAAGATGCAGGGTACCCCAAACAAATTTCAAAAGGATTTGGAGGACTAAATGGAAAAATAGTGGCAGCTCTCTCAATAGCTAAATATAAGGACAGACCCGAATCTGTGTATTTTTTCAAGAGAG GTGGCAACGTTCAGCAGTACACTTATAAACAGGAGCCTGTGAGAAAGTGCACTAGAAGGCCTGCTATTCATTATCCAGTGTTTGGAGAAATAACACAGGTTAGGAGGCGTCGCTTTGAACGGGCTGTCGGACCTTCTCAAACACACACCATCAGAATTCAGTATACGCCCATCAGAGTCCGTTATCAAGACAAAG GTTTCCTTCATAATGAAGCTAAAGTGAGTTCAATGTGGAGAGGATTTCCGAAGGTGGTTACTACAGCTATATCACTGCCCAACATCAGAAAACCTGATGGCTACGATTACTACACTTTCTCTAAGG ATCAATACTATAACGTCGATGTGCCTAGGAGAACAGCGAGAGCCGTTACTACGCGTTCTGGGCAGACCTTATCCAGTGTCTGGTACAACTGTCCTTAG